The DNA window gtgatcactcacctagagccagacatcctggaatgtgaagtcaagtgggccttggaaagcatcactacgaataaagctagtggatgtgatggaattccagttgagctatttcagatcctgaaagatgatgctgtgaaagtgctgcactcaatatgccagcaaatttggaaaaccagcagtggatacaggactggaaatggtcagttttcattccaatcccacagaaaggcaatgccaaagaatgctcaaactaccgcacaattgcactcatctcacacgctagtaaattaaCGCccaaaattctcctagccaggcttcagcaatacatgaaccgagaacttccagatgttcaagctggttttagaaaaggcagaggaaccagagatgaaattgccaacatctgctggatcattgagaaagcgagagagttccagaaaaacatctatttctgctttattgactatgccaaagcctttgactgtgtggatcacaataaactgtggaaaattctgaaagagatgggaataccagaccacctgacctgcctcttgagaaacctgtatgcaggtcaggaagcaacattagaactggacatggaacaacagactggttccaaataggaaaaggactacatcaaggctgtgtattgtcaccctgcttatttaacctatatgcagagtacatcatgagaaactctgggctggaagaagcaaaagctggaatcaagattgctgggagaaatatcaataacctcagatatgcagatgacactaccctcatggcagagagtgaagaggaactaaaagccttttgatgaaagtgaaagaggagagtgaaaaagttggcttaaagctcaacattcagaaaattaagatcatggcatctggtcccatcacctcatgggaaatagatggggagacagtggaaacagtgtcagactttattttggggggctccaaaatcactgcagatggtgattgcagccatgaaattaaaagacgcttactccttggaaggaaagtgatgaccaacctagatagcatattaaaaagcagagacattactttgccaacaaaggttcatctggtcaaggctatggtttttccagtggtcatgtatggatgtgagagttggactgtgaagaaagctgagtgttgaaaaattgatgcttttgaactatggttttggagaagactcttgagagtcccttggactgcaaggagatccaacaagtccatcctagaggagatcagtcctgagtgttcattggaaggactgatgctgaggctgaaactccagtactttggtcacctcatgcaaagagtgactcattggaaaagaccctgatgcttggagggattgggggcaggaggagaagggggtgacagaggatgagatggctggatggcatcaccgactcgatgggcatgagtttaggtaaactccaggagtttgtgatggacagggcggcctggcgtgctgcgattcaaggggttgcaaagagtcggacacgactgaacgaccgaactgaactgaaatgaactgatatgCATTCCCTAGGACagcaacgagatcaaaccagtcaatctaaaggaaatcaaccctgaatattcattggaaggactaatgctgaagctgaacctccagtactttagccacctgatgtgaagagctgactcattggaaaagaccctgatgctgggaaagattgagggaaggagaaggaggggatgaaagaggacaagatggctggatggcatcaatgattcaatgaacatgagtttgagcaaactctgggagatagtgaaggacagggaagcctcacatgctgcagtccatggggttgcaaagagtcagacatgactgagtggctgaataaGAACAACAAAATGCTCAACAAGTGCTAGTTTTAGTTATGATTACTTTTATTAGATTATAAGCTTCTTGAAATTAGGAACCATGTGCCAAATGTTATTAAACAGTGAATAcctaatacaaatatattttttattattcatttttatgacagTTATATTTAGTGataagaattccagaaaatgaaACACACTGGAATTAAGATTACTAGATTTGATTCTATTTTATGTTCCACTTCTTTATTTCCCCCAAGTTGGtgggtttttttatttcttcctcttaatctgacaatttcttctttttgaaaaatagtaaTCATCTCTAAACTTTTGTCTTTTCTCACTGCAGGGTGATTCACATTCAAATTCCACCTATATTTTTAAGTGTCAGCTGCGACAGGCTCTGTGCTAGGTACTTGAGCATACTTagatattatctccatttcatagaGAAGAAAACCAAGGCTTAGAGAGTTCAACTGAATGGCCCAAAATCATacaattaatgggcttccctggtggctcagatggtatagaatctgcctgtaatgcagagacctgggttcaatccctgggttgagaagatcccctagagaagagaatggcaacctactctggtattcttgcctggagaattccatggggtcacaaggagttggacatgactgagcaactaacacatactaGCTCAAGAATGACCAATTAGACTTAAACATAAACCACTGAAAAGAACTTTAGGAGGAAAATGACTAAGTAGTTTGATGTACAGAGAGATAGAAATGTCTCCTTCAAAAAGAGGTGAGGAGGAGAGTCAGGGTATTCTTTGTGAAGATGaaattactctaggaggtggccAGTCACTCCATGGACAATTGAGAGCTGACTAATCTGGAAAAAAACTTTTCCCTTTCACtcctttcattttatatatatatttaaacatataaaaaataaatacatattttattaattatatatatgtgtgtatatatgtgcatgtttaTGGTATATAAATGAAAGTAGATAGATTGTCATTATTTGGAAGATAACGTGGTAGGCATGggagaaaagcattttatttgatGATATGTGGACCATaagtactggagaaggaaatggcaaccccttccagtattcttgcctgtaaaatcccatggacagatgagcctggtggtctatagtccatagggtctcaaagaactggacatgactgagtgactaaaatgaTGATGGACAATAAGTAAATTCACAGGTTTTTAATATATGAAGAATGAATTTAGTAGAAGAAGACCCCTTATCAGTGTTGAAAATGATAGCACATATGTCCTTTCACCAAGTTTAGTTACAATTCTCATAATATAAAACTAATCCTTGAAATGCTCGGTAAATGTGCTGATTCTGGGTACAGATGAATCCACCACTTCTGAAGGCTTGGTATGGACTCCGATTTAGGTCTCCAATACATGTCCAGCGATTTTTGGTGCCCTTGTGGGAAATACACCATTTGGCATGATCCTGATAAGAGCTGAAATAAGAGTGTCTAGATATCTTAATTGCTCTGATATTGTAGACATGGTGAGGAAGGGAGCAGTTTGAAGGAAGCTCTTGTCTCTTTCGCTGCCAGGTTTCTGTTAGCAAGTGTGTCTTCAACTGTTGAGCCATCCAGGCTGCAAATATGTCTAGAGTTTATAAAGAGAAAGATAGTGAGGTTAATATTTATTCTTAGATAAATCCTAAAAATATCCTCAGGAAGAGAATCATCACTCATGCCTGATATGTGGATGTCACAAGCATAATAAAAACAACATGATTGAGAGGGTGAATGGGAGAACATTTTGTAAATGCTAAAgtgatatgaaaataaaagttattatcattattactaagATGATATTGGTGCTGAAAATGTCTTCTGTTCTGCACAAACAAGGGAGCGATATATGTTTTTGTCCTGAAAAGACCTTTGGAAAGACTAAGGCTGGAGAAGTAATCAGAGGCCAGCATCTAGAAATCTTTATAAGCCATGCCAGAGTGTATGAATTTTCCTGAAATCAGTGGGAaattttttaatactgtattttatttatgtattctaaattagttaattttatttatttatttctgttgctctggatcttcattgctgcatgcgggctttctctaactgtggAGAGCAGGGGTTACTCGCTAGTCGCAGTGCatagggcttctcattgcagtggcttttgttgcggagcacaggctctaggctcatgggctcagtagttgcagcttgctggctcctaggcatgcaggcttcagcagccttggctcatgggctctagagtgaggGTTCAGTAGTCGTGGTgtaggggcttagttgctctgaggcaggtAGAATCTTCCTagttcagggactgaacccatgtcccttgcattgataggcagattcttagccactgtaccaccagggaagtcctcaacagAGAATTTTTTAAGGAGTGTTAGTGGAGGAATTAATAGAAACTGATTTATGATCATAAATATCAACTGAGAAACCATGTGCAGGATGAATGAGAAGACTACATTAGATTGGAGAGAGGAAAAACACGAGGTTGTCATAATAACTGTGATAACAAGCACAAATGTAGACTATGGCCATGGCAGAGAGATAAATGTGAGAGTTATTAAGGACCTGAAACTGATTGTATTTGATGATTTGATATGGGGGGCAGTGAGAAAAAAGAGGGATTGAGAGTTTCCAGGTGACAAtgcaacaaaagtctgtctggtcaaggctatggtttttccagtggtcatgtatggatgtgagagttggactgtgaagaaagctgagcaccgaaaaattgatgcttttgaactatggtgttggagaagactcgagagtcccttggactgcaaggagatccaaccagtccatcctgagggagatcagtcctgggtgttcattggaaggactgatgctgaagctgaaactccagtactttggtcacctcatgcaaagagttgactcactggaaaagaccctgatgcttggagggattgggggcaggaggagaagggggtgacagaggatgagatggctggatggcatcaccgactcgatgggcatgagtttgggtaaactccgggagttggtgatggacagggaggcctggagtgctgcaattcatggggttgcagagagtcggacacagctgagtgactgaactgaactgaactgatgcagaatGAGAAAAGGGGTAAGATATGTGAGGGATAATGATGAGATGAGTTTGACATGTTGAATTTTATGTGGCTCTGCCACTCACTGTTGAATACATCTGTCAGAACACAGGCCTTGGATGAAGATCTAGATTTGGGAATCTCTCAAGGGCtagctcggagaaggcaatggcaccccactccggtactcttgcctggagaatcccatggatggaggagcctggtgggctgcagtccatggggtcgctaagagtcggacacgactgagcgacttcactttcacttttcactttcatgcaccggagaaggaaatggcaacccactccagtgttcttgcctggagaatcccagggacagaggagcctgttggactgctgtctatggggtcacacagagtcggacacgactgaagcgacttagcagcagcagcaagagctgGCTAGAATTGCCTCAAATGCATTGTAGATGAGATAAGGATCAGTAGAGGACCACAGGGCAACCTAGTCACATAAGGATTATGCagaggaagagggcatggcagaaGAGACTTAAAATCAGGAGGAAGACCAAAAGACTGTATACTGCCAAGACTCAGGGAGGGAAAAGTTCCAGAAAGGAAAGTGTTCCAACTGTGCCAAATTCTGCAGAAGCTATTTCTGTCCTGTTAATTAGGGGATCTCTAATGCCTACCACAGGACTTGACAagtagtaggcattcaataaagtTTATTCATTAAAGGAAGGAAGTAGGGATGGAAGACTGAGGTCAGTTAAGGCCGTCATGGGTGTCTGGGGATGGATACAGAGAAGCAAGACTGCAGTCAAGGAGCAGTAAGCAAGTAAAGATCCTGAAGAGTTTCCTcaaaataaatttagaagaaaagaaaaaaaaaaacagagatatagGGGATCTAGAATTGAGGGAGGATTTTTTAGGAATGTTCGGGGCTCGCAGAATAGATAGGCTAAAGTACAAGAGGGAGAACAGATCGAATGTAAGAATCCATGTATTCGGAGCCTGATTAGTTTCTAGGGCACAGGGGTGCACTGCTTCTGTTGGGAAGGGAGGAATCtggtaaaaaggaatgaaagtagAAATGATTGTTGAGGGTGGAGTCTGCTCTTGAAGTGGTTTCTACCTCTATTCGCTCTGTGAAGGAAAGTGAAGATGAGTGAAGAgacagggaaagggaaaggattTCAGAGTAAGGAAGGCTCAAAATAATTGCTTAGGGAgtgtaagaaaaggaaaacagcttGGTTCTGTGCCCAACTGAGGCTGGAGACTGAGTTTTTACTGGCCTCTAGTTAGATGGTTGTGAGATACTTTTTTTGGATGGATCAGCGATCCTTCTATTCAAGTGGCTATTGTTTGAATTGATCCTTgatctcccttttccctttccctttttgtCTTCCCTCCTTTTCTACTTCTACACTCCTAAATAATCAGTATATTTGCTCTTTGCATTCCAAAGTGAGTCCAACAGTACGGTTACAACATATTGTTTTGATGATGGTCTTTCTTACCGTCAAGAAAAGAATCAGACTTTGCAAAATTGAGGAATTTTTGTCCCTGGGCTGACTGAAGTGTGGCCAGGTGCCGGCCTGGGATCTTTGAGGAGCTGGATCCAGCACACAGCTGGGGCATGTGGATGAGTTCCATGTGAAAGGTTACAGGGATGGAGCAGCTGTAAATATTTGGGTTGTAGACCAAGAGCTGAGAGTCTGAACCGCAAACAGTAAAGAAAAGTTGAGAATTGAGATACAAACGGAAATGCTTATTGGTACTTTAGATCTTGTTGTGaattaaaaaaactgaacagaatgaaaaacaaaaatgaaagtatttcCTTCTTTAAGCCAATAGcctttaaacttttaattaaaatagttgACACCTGTTGAGCCCTCCCTACTTTTTACTACATTGGTTTACTGATTTAATCATAAGAATATTACCTTTATTATTGGGTAAGTTATTTTATCacaattctcattttatagataaattaaTGGAGAATTTATGCCCAAAGCTATAAAACTTGTAACTGAAGGAGTTGATATTCAAGCCCAGGCAGGCTGGCCTTGGAGACCATGTGTTTTTTCCCCTATGTGTGAACATACAAAAGTAGAAAACACCCATATACTGATCATCCAGCTCCAAGAATGACCAGTTCATCACTGTGCACACCCAGTCTCTATGCTATTAAACTCTCTAATCTTTGCAGAAGCTCAACTAGCTAGACTAGGGCTTAATTTGGGTAAGAGGCTCAGTGATCCTTTCCATCAGATggaaatttgattaaaaaaatatttgaaacgtCCTATATTAGAACAAATCACTCTTTACTTTTAGCAGCTCCCTCAGTAAAAAGTGATTGGTAAAATATCATTACTAC is part of the Odocoileus virginianus isolate 20LAN1187 ecotype Illinois chromosome 5, Ovbor_1.2, whole genome shotgun sequence genome and encodes:
- the DNASE2B gene encoding deoxyribonuclease-2-beta isoform X1, which encodes MTARLLGTLLIVLFLGLFGILEATKISCRNEDGEAVDWFTFYKLPKRQDEESRETGLEYLYLDSTTRSWSRSKQLMNATKSVLGRTLQQLYAASASKNNSTAYLIYNDGVPKSVNYSRKYGHSKGVLLWNRVQGFWLIHSIPHFPPVPEEGYDYPPTGRRNGQTGICITFKYNQYEAIDSQLLVYNPNIYSCSIPVTFHMELIHMPQLCAGSSSSKIPGRHLATLQSAQGQKFLNFAKSDSFLDDIFAAWMAQQLKTHLLTETWQRKRQELPSNCSLPHHVYNIRAIKISRHSYFSSYQDHAKWCISHKGTKNRWTCIGDLNRSPYQAFRSGGFICTQNQHIYRAFQGLVLYYENCN